Proteins co-encoded in one Bacillus sp. FSL H8-0547 genomic window:
- the argR gene encoding transcriptional regulator ArgR: protein MNKGQRHIKIRELITHNEVETQDELVDMLKEAAFNVTQATVSRDIKELHLVKVPMLDGRYKYSLPADQRFNPLQKLKRALMDAFVKIDSAGHNIIMKTLPGNANAIGALIDNLDWNEILGTICGDDTILIICRTPDDTETISKRFLDML, encoded by the coding sequence ATGAATAAAGGTCAACGACACATTAAAATCCGCGAGCTGATCACACATAATGAAGTGGAAACGCAGGATGAACTGGTGGACATGCTTAAGGAAGCTGCCTTTAATGTCACTCAGGCTACAGTCTCAAGAGACATTAAAGAGCTGCACCTGGTAAAGGTCCCGATGCTTGATGGGCGGTATAAATACAGCCTCCCTGCAGATCAGCGCTTTAACCCGCTTCAGAAACTGAAACGGGCGCTAATGGATGCCTTTGTAAAAATTGATTCAGCAGGCCATAACATTATCATGAAAACACTGCCCGGCAATGCAAATGCCATAGGAGCACTTATTGACAACCTGGATTGGAATGAAATATTAGGGACAATCTGCGGAGATGATACGATCTTAATTATCTGCAGAACACCAGATGATACCGAAACCATCTCCAAACGATTCCTGGATATGCTTTAA
- the recN gene encoding DNA repair protein RecN produces the protein MLAELSIKNFAIIEALTVSFEKGLTVLTGETGAGKSIIIDAVHLLVGGRGSSEFVRYGEKRAELEGLFLLDDDAHPVLERCQEFGIDTSDGMIVLRRDISAAGKSICRVNGKLVTIGILREIGQLMIDIHGQHDNQELMNEENHWKLLDQYGSSKINHALSSYREIYTTYASLQKKIKQLSENEQEMAHRLDLIQFQLEEIEKADLKLKEDEQLMEEKNEISNFEKVYESLQNSYNSLHGEQRGLDYIGHSMSHLEEVSPINDSLKEMSETVSNCYYMLEDLSFQIRSELDRLEFDPERLNEIEARLAEITHLKRKYGQSVEEILEYAAGIEEEIDTIQNRDSHLYKLKNELDSVTKDLVIEASNLTAVRRKSAAELIKNIQQELKELYMEKTKFEVVFGVRKGHADSVQIDGVPAKFTENGVDETEFYLSTNPGEPLKPLSKIASGGELSRIMLAMKSIFSKHQGVTSIIFDEVDTGVSGRVAQAIAEKIYKVSVGSQVLCITHLPQVAAMADTHLFISKETVKGRTKTSVKPLLEEEKIKEVGRMIAGVEVTDLTKQHAKELLALAEAAKSF, from the coding sequence GTGTTAGCAGAACTTTCCATAAAGAACTTTGCCATAATCGAAGCACTGACTGTCTCTTTTGAAAAAGGGCTTACGGTCCTGACAGGAGAAACAGGAGCTGGAAAATCCATTATTATCGATGCCGTTCATTTGCTGGTAGGAGGAAGAGGGTCATCTGAATTTGTCCGCTACGGAGAAAAAAGGGCTGAACTGGAAGGTCTTTTTTTGCTGGATGATGACGCTCATCCGGTCCTTGAAAGATGCCAGGAATTTGGAATCGATACAAGTGACGGGATGATTGTCCTGAGACGCGATATTTCAGCAGCCGGCAAGAGTATTTGCCGTGTGAACGGAAAGCTTGTGACTATCGGAATTCTCAGGGAAATTGGCCAGCTCATGATTGATATTCACGGCCAGCACGATAATCAGGAGCTGATGAATGAAGAAAATCACTGGAAGCTGCTTGATCAGTACGGTTCGTCAAAAATTAACCATGCTCTTTCGTCATACAGAGAGATTTACACTACATATGCTTCGCTCCAAAAGAAAATCAAACAGCTTTCTGAAAACGAACAGGAAATGGCCCACAGGCTTGATCTGATTCAATTTCAGCTTGAGGAAATTGAAAAGGCTGATTTGAAACTAAAAGAAGACGAACAGCTCATGGAAGAAAAAAATGAAATCTCCAACTTTGAAAAGGTCTATGAATCCCTGCAGAACAGCTATAATTCCCTTCACGGAGAACAGCGCGGACTCGACTATATCGGCCATTCCATGAGCCATCTTGAAGAAGTGTCTCCGATTAATGACTCATTGAAAGAAATGTCAGAAACCGTCTCCAACTGCTACTACATGCTTGAAGATTTGTCGTTCCAGATCCGCAGTGAACTTGACAGGCTTGAGTTTGACCCGGAGCGGCTGAATGAAATTGAAGCAAGGCTTGCGGAGATTACGCATCTGAAGAGAAAGTACGGTCAGAGTGTAGAGGAAATCCTTGAATATGCAGCGGGAATCGAAGAAGAGATTGATACGATTCAAAACCGCGACAGCCACCTTTATAAACTGAAAAACGAGCTTGATTCGGTTACGAAGGATCTGGTGATTGAAGCTTCGAACCTGACGGCTGTCCGCAGAAAAAGTGCTGCCGAGCTGATAAAAAACATCCAGCAGGAGCTTAAAGAACTTTATATGGAAAAAACAAAGTTTGAAGTTGTGTTCGGCGTCCGCAAGGGTCATGCAGACAGTGTCCAAATAGACGGTGTCCCTGCAAAATTCACTGAAAACGGAGTAGATGAAACGGAATTTTATCTATCTACAAATCCGGGTGAACCCCTTAAACCGCTTTCCAAAATTGCGTCCGGGGGAGAGCTTTCAAGAATCATGCTCGCGATGAAAAGCATTTTCTCCAAGCATCAGGGTGTGACGTCCATCATTTTTGATGAGGTCGATACTGGAGTGAGCGGGAGAGTGGCCCAGGCCATCGCAGAAAAGATCTATAAGGTTTCTGTCGGGTCCCAGGTGCTCTGCATCACTCACCTGCCTCAGGTGGCTGCCATGGCAGATACGCATCTTTTCATCTCCAAAGAGACGGTTAAAGGCCGCACGAAAACAAGTGTCAAACCTCTTCTCGAGGAAGAAAAGATAAAAGAAGTCGGCCGGATGATTGCCGGTGTTGAAGTAACGGATTTGACAAAACAGCATGCCAAAGAATTGCTTGCTCTTGCAGAAGCTGCAAAGAGTTTCTAA
- the spoIVB gene encoding SpoIVB peptidase yields MGSDKIRKIIGCILLVSLMSLGFVKPVKEYILLPNSLTVFENQQLSMQTSLQADAAAADSEQVFSIKTGSESLQIEGRQSGVGEIVFDLAGIPIKKVDVKVLEDFRVIPGGQSIGVKLNSLGVLVVGHHQIKTSGGKKSPGEIAGVQVGDMITKINGTTVESMSDVTPFIQDSGKTGKPLDLVISRDNKELKTKLVPVKDENEGAYRIGLYIRDSAAGIGTMTFYDPKSKKYGALGHVISDMDTKKPIVVQDGQVVRSTVTSIEKGSNGNPGEKLARFSSDRQIIGDITRNSPFGIFGRLNGDMTNGLYDQPMPIALSNEVKEGPAHILTVVDGDKVEEFDVQVVSSTPQKFPAIKGMVIKITDPKLLEKSGGIVQGMSGSPIIQNGKVIGAVTHVFVNDPTSGYGVHIEWMLSEAGIDIYTQGAKKAS; encoded by the coding sequence TTGGGCTCAGATAAAATAAGAAAAATAATTGGTTGTATTCTCCTTGTTTCTTTAATGAGTTTAGGATTTGTAAAACCTGTTAAAGAATACATTCTATTGCCAAATTCTTTAACTGTATTCGAAAATCAGCAATTATCAATGCAGACATCCCTGCAGGCTGATGCAGCTGCGGCGGATTCAGAGCAGGTATTTTCCATTAAAACAGGGAGTGAATCCCTTCAAATTGAAGGCAGGCAAAGCGGAGTCGGAGAAATCGTATTTGACCTTGCCGGCATTCCGATAAAAAAAGTGGACGTTAAAGTCCTTGAAGATTTCCGGGTGATTCCGGGCGGCCAGTCAATAGGCGTCAAACTGAATTCACTTGGCGTGCTTGTTGTCGGACATCATCAAATTAAAACATCCGGAGGAAAAAAATCCCCCGGGGAAATAGCCGGAGTGCAAGTCGGTGATATGATCACGAAAATTAACGGCACCACAGTTGAGAGCATGAGTGATGTGACGCCGTTTATTCAGGATTCAGGAAAGACCGGCAAGCCTCTTGACTTAGTGATCTCGAGGGACAACAAAGAGCTTAAGACAAAGCTTGTTCCGGTAAAAGATGAAAATGAAGGCGCATACCGGATTGGCCTTTATATCAGAGATTCAGCAGCGGGAATCGGGACGATGACCTTTTATGATCCTAAATCAAAGAAATACGGCGCTTTAGGCCATGTTATTTCCGATATGGATACAAAAAAACCAATTGTCGTACAGGACGGACAGGTTGTCAGATCGACTGTCACATCTATTGAAAAGGGAAGCAACGGGAATCCCGGAGAGAAGCTTGCCAGATTTTCAAGCGACAGACAGATTATTGGGGACATTACACGAAACAGTCCATTCGGTATTTTCGGCAGGCTGAACGGTGATATGACAAATGGTCTTTATGACCAGCCTATGCCAATTGCCCTTTCAAATGAGGTAAAAGAAGGTCCGGCGCATATTCTGACGGTTGTAGACGGTGACAAAGTAGAGGAGTTTGATGTACAGGTGGTCAGTTCCACTCCTCAGAAATTCCCTGCAATAAAAGGGATGGTTATAAAAATTACAGATCCAAAACTGCTTGAGAAATCAGGCGGGATTGTTCAGGGGATGAGCGGAAGTCCGATTATCCAAAATGGCAAAGTGATTGGCGCCGTTACACACGTGTTTGTAAACGATCCGACTTCAGGGTATGGTGTTCATATCGAGTGGATGCTGAGTGAAGCGGGAATTGATATCTATACGCAAGGTGCAAAGAAAGCAAGCTAA
- the spo0A gene encoding sporulation transcription factor Spo0A, with translation MKKIKVCVVDDNRELVGLLDEFISSQDDMEVLGIAYNGQECLNMLKDKDPDVLVLDIIMPHLDGLAVLEKVREMEKSKQPNVIMLTAFGQEDVTKKAVDLGASYFILKPFDMENLVSHIRQVSGKSAPILSRSSSSLRSQPENKGKNLDANITSIIHEIGVPAHIKGYLYLREAISMVYNDIELLGSITKVLYPDIAKKYNTTASRVERAIRHAIEVAWSRGNIESISSLFGYTVSMSKAKPTNSEFIAMVADKLRLEHKAS, from the coding sequence GTGAAGAAGATAAAAGTATGTGTCGTTGATGATAATCGTGAGTTGGTCGGCCTTTTAGATGAGTTTATATCGAGCCAGGATGACATGGAAGTACTGGGAATCGCCTATAACGGGCAGGAATGTCTGAACATGCTGAAGGACAAAGATCCGGATGTCCTTGTACTTGATATTATTATGCCGCATCTTGACGGCCTTGCTGTCCTTGAAAAAGTCAGGGAGATGGAAAAATCCAAACAGCCGAATGTCATCATGCTGACAGCGTTCGGACAGGAAGATGTCACGAAAAAAGCTGTCGACCTTGGTGCATCTTACTTCATCTTAAAACCGTTCGACATGGAAAACCTTGTCAGCCACATTCGCCAGGTAAGCGGAAAATCCGCTCCTATTCTTTCCAGATCCAGTTCCTCACTCAGATCCCAGCCTGAAAACAAAGGCAAGAACCTTGATGCAAACATTACCAGCATCATTCATGAAATCGGTGTACCTGCTCATATTAAAGGGTATCTGTACTTAAGGGAAGCCATTTCAATGGTTTATAACGATATTGAGCTTCTCGGTTCGATTACAAAAGTTCTCTATCCTGACATCGCAAAAAAATACAACACAACGGCAAGCCGTGTCGAGCGTGCGATCCGCCATGCGATTGAAGTGGCCTGGAGCCGCGGAAACATCGAGTCTATCTCATCTCTTTTCGGCTACACGGTGAGCATGTCAAAAGCAAAACCGACAAATTCAGAATTTATCGCAATGGTTGCCGATAAACTTCGACTTGAGCATAAGGCTTCCTGA
- a CDS encoding YycC family protein → MRPLPISADTAVKLSEALNVPVEQLMHMPQHILLAKLAELEKKEK, encoded by the coding sequence ATGAGACCACTGCCAATTTCAGCTGATACGGCTGTAAAATTAAGCGAAGCACTGAATGTTCCGGTTGAACAGCTGATGCATATGCCTCAGCACATTCTGCTTGCAAAGCTTGCCGAACTCGAGAAAAAAGAGAAATGA
- a CDS encoding glycerophosphodiester phosphodiesterase codes for MTIIFGHRGAAGTHPENTMPSFQAAIDLGADGIELDVHLSKDGIPVVIHDETVDRTTNGTGYVKDLTYSELQQLDACYLFPEWSGKASVPSLEQVAVWIRPLNGKLNIELKNDRIHYGQIEEKVISIIEKYTLESRVILSSFNHDSLVKCYHISPHIERGALIHERLYQPWAYAKTIPAASVHPYYLSADQTMVAESQAHGIMVRPYTVNDEQMMKDLMNAGCAGFFTDYPEMAVRIRKSLDTV; via the coding sequence ATGACGATAATATTTGGCCACCGGGGTGCAGCCGGCACGCATCCTGAAAATACGATGCCGTCTTTTCAGGCGGCAATTGATCTTGGTGCAGACGGAATTGAGCTGGATGTGCATCTTTCAAAAGACGGCATTCCCGTTGTGATCCATGATGAAACGGTTGACCGAACCACAAACGGCACCGGCTATGTAAAAGATTTGACGTATTCAGAGCTTCAGCAGCTTGATGCGTGCTATTTGTTTCCTGAGTGGAGTGGAAAAGCATCTGTGCCGTCTCTTGAGCAAGTGGCAGTCTGGATCAGACCGCTGAATGGCAAGCTGAATATTGAATTGAAAAATGACCGGATCCATTACGGGCAAATCGAAGAAAAAGTTATCAGCATCATTGAAAAGTACACCTTAGAGAGCCGCGTTATCCTTTCTTCGTTTAATCATGACAGCTTAGTAAAATGTTATCACATTTCACCTCATATTGAACGAGGGGCTCTGATTCACGAAAGGCTGTATCAGCCTTGGGCATATGCAAAAACCATCCCTGCAGCTTCCGTGCACCCCTACTATCTGTCGGCTGATCAAACAATGGTTGCGGAAAGTCAGGCGCACGGAATCATGGTCAGACCTTATACGGTCAACGATGAACAAATGATGAAGGACCTAATGAATGCCGGCTGTGCAGGTTTCTTCACGGATTACCCTGAAATGGCTGTTCGGATAAGAAAATCATTAGATACTGTTTAA
- a CDS encoding DUF2627 domain-containing protein has product MRIVALIIMVIPGVLAGYGIKLMRDMLFGILQPPFPALWMQFIGGLLLFIGGLSFVAGFIFRRDSKRKKVQKRFMK; this is encoded by the coding sequence ATGAGGATAGTTGCTCTGATTATAATGGTCATACCTGGCGTTTTGGCAGGCTATGGCATCAAACTCATGCGCGATATGCTGTTTGGCATTCTTCAGCCGCCATTTCCGGCATTATGGATGCAGTTCATAGGAGGCCTGCTATTGTTTATAGGAGGATTAAGCTTTGTCGCAGGATTCATCTTCCGCAGAGACTCAAAGAGGAAAAAGGTTCAGAAGAGGTTTATGAAATAG
- a CDS encoding sigma 54-interacting transcriptional regulator: MQKVLLVGAGKGGTALLKMLLEIKAMEIMAVVDIDSKAPGIEYAKKIGILTSSDWKPLLSDQINIVIEATGSSEVFEELLQQRSRSTVIIPGSVAHIITNLINQKEDLITALQEITYKHETIFDATNDGMIVIDDKERLILFNKMAEEMTGLKKEDVIGRLVREVMPSSKLPRILQTKEVEMNQEQVLENGLKIITTRIPIFDHSGTLIGALSLFKDITEIVNLAEEMTNLKEIQTMLQAIIQSSDEAISVVDEEGRGIMINPAYSRMTGLTEGEVLGMPATADISEGESMHMKVLETRRPVRGARMKVGPSKKDVIVNVAPIIVDGKLKGSVGVIHDMSEIQTLTTELNRARQIIRTLEAKYSFEDIVGESEEIKLAIEQAKLGAKTPATVLLRGESGTGKELFAHAIHNASDRKYNKFIKVNCAAISETLLESELFGYEEGAFSGAKRGGKRGFFEEANNGSIFLDEIGELSASVQAKLLRVLQEKEIVRVGSAKSISINVRVIAATNINIEKALSDGTFREDLYYRLNRYPISIPPLRNRKSDIPMLAEHLIRKLNQDYGRSIEGIDESAAAALMGYSWPGNVRELENVIGRAMIFMHYHELRITARHLPELIQSSEKERHTGNVLIEDSGNITLAEAVEEVEKNLIQNALIKHGYNRTKTATSLGVSLRNLYYKMEKYGIEK; this comes from the coding sequence ATGCAAAAAGTGCTGCTGGTTGGTGCGGGCAAAGGCGGGACTGCACTCCTTAAAATGCTGCTTGAGATCAAAGCGATGGAAATTATGGCTGTTGTTGATATCGATTCAAAAGCACCGGGTATCGAATATGCCAAAAAAATAGGAATTCTGACCAGCTCAGACTGGAAGCCGCTTCTGTCTGATCAGATTAACATTGTCATAGAAGCAACGGGGAGTTCTGAAGTGTTTGAAGAACTGCTTCAGCAAAGAAGCAGGAGCACAGTCATCATACCGGGCAGCGTGGCTCATATCATAACAAATCTGATTAATCAGAAAGAAGATCTGATTACAGCTCTTCAAGAAATTACATATAAGCATGAAACCATTTTTGACGCAACGAATGACGGCATGATTGTCATCGACGACAAAGAGAGGCTCATTCTTTTTAATAAAATGGCCGAAGAAATGACAGGCTTAAAAAAGGAGGATGTCATCGGCAGGCTTGTCAGGGAAGTCATGCCATCAAGCAAACTGCCGAGAATTCTCCAAACGAAGGAAGTTGAAATGAACCAGGAGCAGGTTCTTGAGAACGGCCTGAAAATCATTACAACCCGAATCCCGATTTTTGATCACTCGGGCACTCTGATTGGTGCGCTTTCGCTTTTTAAAGATATAACGGAAATTGTGAATCTTGCTGAAGAGATGACGAACCTGAAAGAAATTCAGACCATGCTTCAGGCAATTATTCAGTCTTCGGATGAAGCGATTTCTGTGGTGGACGAAGAAGGGAGAGGCATCATGATTAATCCTGCCTACTCCCGCATGACCGGCCTGACTGAGGGCGAGGTCCTCGGAATGCCTGCTACAGCGGACATCTCAGAGGGTGAGAGCATGCATATGAAAGTACTTGAAACAAGAAGGCCTGTCCGCGGAGCGAGAATGAAAGTCGGCCCTTCTAAAAAAGACGTCATCGTCAATGTGGCCCCGATTATCGTCGACGGCAAATTAAAGGGAAGCGTCGGCGTCATACACGATATGTCTGAGATTCAGACGCTGACTACAGAATTAAACCGGGCAAGGCAAATTATCAGAACCCTCGAAGCGAAATATTCCTTTGAAGACATTGTCGGAGAAAGTGAAGAAATCAAGCTTGCGATTGAACAGGCAAAACTTGGGGCAAAAACACCTGCAACCGTACTCCTGAGGGGAGAATCGGGGACGGGAAAAGAGCTATTTGCACACGCTATACATAATGCGAGCGACAGAAAATACAACAAATTTATTAAAGTAAACTGTGCAGCTATTTCAGAAACCCTGCTTGAAAGTGAATTGTTCGGCTACGAAGAAGGAGCATTTTCAGGCGCAAAACGCGGAGGAAAGCGCGGGTTTTTTGAAGAGGCGAATAACGGAAGCATCTTCCTTGATGAAATCGGTGAACTGTCAGCCAGTGTACAGGCAAAGCTGCTTCGTGTTCTTCAGGAAAAAGAAATTGTCAGAGTAGGGTCGGCGAAATCGATTTCCATCAATGTAAGGGTAATTGCCGCGACAAACATCAATATTGAAAAAGCCTTGTCTGACGGTACGTTCAGGGAGGATCTATATTACAGATTAAACAGGTACCCAATATCCATTCCTCCGCTGCGGAACAGGAAAAGTGACATTCCCATGCTTGCCGAACACCTGATCAGAAAGCTGAATCAGGATTATGGACGGAGCATTGAAGGAATTGATGAATCAGCAGCAGCGGCACTGATGGGATACAGCTGGCCGGGTAATGTGAGAGAGCTTGAAAATGTTATCGGAAGAGCAATGATCTTTATGCATTATCATGAACTGAGAATCACAGCCCGCCATCTGCCTGAACTAATCCAGAGTTCTGAAAAAGAAAGACATACCGGGAATGTCCTTATAGAAGATTCCGGAAATATCACGCTAGCCGAAGCTGTAGAAGAAGTTGAAAAAAACCTGATACAGAACGCACTTATTAAACACGGCTATAACCGGACAAAAACCGCTACTTCATTAGGTGTTTCATTAAGAAACCTGTATTATAAGATGGAGAAATACGGAATTGAAAAATAA
- the bcd gene encoding branched-chain amino acid dehydrogenase has protein sequence MEIFKYMEQYDYEQLVFCQDKQSGLKAIIAIHDTTLGPALGGTRMWTYASEADAIEDALRLARGMTYKNAAAGLNLGGGKTVIIGDPRKDKNEEMFRAFGRYIQGLNGRYITAEDVGTTVEDMDLIHEETDYVTGISPAFGSSGNPSPVTAFGVYRGMKAAAKAAFGTDSLEGKTVAVQGVGNVAFNLCRHLHEEGAQLIVTDIHKEAVQRAVEAFGAKAVDPDEIYSVDCDIYAPCALGATINDDTIPQIKAKVIAGAANNQLKETRHGDTIHEMGIAYAPDYVINAGGVINVADELLGYNSERAMKKVEGIYQNIERVFEIAKRDGIPTYMAADRLAEERIERMRNSRSQFLQNGHHILSRR, from the coding sequence ATGGAAATTTTCAAATACATGGAACAATACGACTATGAGCAGTTGGTTTTCTGCCAGGATAAACAATCAGGACTAAAAGCGATCATTGCCATTCACGATACAACGCTTGGACCGGCTCTTGGCGGAACGCGCATGTGGACATATGCTTCTGAAGCGGATGCCATTGAAGATGCCCTTCGTCTTGCACGTGGCATGACTTACAAAAATGCTGCAGCAGGACTTAACCTTGGCGGCGGGAAAACGGTCATCATCGGAGACCCTAGAAAAGATAAGAATGAAGAAATGTTCCGTGCATTCGGACGCTATATTCAAGGGCTGAACGGCCGTTATATTACAGCAGAAGATGTAGGGACTACAGTAGAAGATATGGACCTGATTCATGAGGAAACAGATTACGTAACAGGTATTTCTCCTGCATTCGGCTCTTCAGGCAACCCGTCTCCTGTCACTGCATTCGGTGTATACCGCGGAATGAAAGCAGCAGCTAAAGCAGCATTCGGAACAGATTCACTGGAAGGGAAAACAGTAGCTGTACAAGGTGTCGGAAATGTTGCCTTTAACCTTTGCAGACATCTTCATGAAGAAGGTGCGCAGCTGATCGTAACAGACATCCATAAAGAAGCGGTTCAAAGAGCCGTTGAAGCATTTGGAGCAAAAGCTGTCGATCCTGATGAGATTTATTCTGTTGACTGTGACATTTATGCACCATGTGCACTTGGAGCGACAATTAACGATGATACTATTCCGCAAATTAAAGCAAAAGTCATTGCAGGTGCTGCGAACAATCAGCTGAAAGAAACGCGCCACGGCGATACGATTCATGAAATGGGCATCGCTTATGCACCTGATTATGTCATCAATGCCGGCGGAGTTATCAATGTAGCTGACGAACTTCTTGGATACAACAGCGAAAGAGCGATGAAAAAAGTAGAAGGCATCTACCAGAACATTGAGCGTGTATTTGAAATTGCAAAGCGTGACGGCATTCCTACTTATATGGCAGCTGACCGTCTGGCAGAAGAGCGGATTGAAAGAATGAGAAACTCACGCAGCCAGTTCCTGCAAAACGGCCACCATATCTTAAGCCGCCGCTAA